The Hyalangium gracile DNA segment GGTGGACTTCGACCGGGTCATCTTCGAGCGAATCGGCGCGGAGCTGGCCGAGTTCGCCCGGACGCTGGGGTTCACGCAGGTGCGCCTGTTCCCCGTCAGCGCGAGCAAGGGGGACAACATCACCCGCGCGAGCGCCCGTACGCCCTGGCATGAGGGCGGCACGCTGCTGGGCTGGCTGGAGTCCCTGCCCCACCAGCGCCGGCAGGACGAGGCCCCGTTCCGCTTCCCCGTCCAGTACGTGCTGCGCCCGCACCTGGACTACCGCGGGTTCGCCGGGCAGATCGCCTCGGGCACCGTGCGCGTGGGGGATGAGGTGATGGTGCTACCCTCGCAGCGGAGGACCCGGGTGGCGGCCATCGACACCTTCGAGGGCTCGCTCCAGGAGGGCAGCGCGCCCTTCTCCGTGACGCTGCGCCTGGCCGACGAGGTCGACGTCAGCCGCGGGGACGTGATTGCCCACATCGCCCAGCCGCCCAGGGCGCTCCAGCGCCTCGACGCGATGCTGGTGTGGTTCGGCGAGCAGCCCCTGGATGGCGCTCGCCGCTACCTGGTGAAGCACACCTCGCGCACCGTCCCGGCGACGCTGGAGAAGATCCTCTGGCGCAAGGACCTCGAGAACCTCACCGAGGTTCCCGCCGAGACGCTGTCGCTCAATGACATCGGCAAGGTGCGGCTCGTCTGCAAGCGCCCCCTGCTGTGCGACCCCTACCAGGACAACCGGACCACCGGGGCGTTCATCGTCATCGACGCGCTCACCCACGACACCGTGGCGGCGGGGATGATCCTCGGCGCCGCGGAGTCGGAGAGTGGCGCCCCGACGGGCTCGCTCGTCACCGCCCGGGAGCGCCGCGAGCGGCTGGGCCAGCGCGGTGGAGTCGTCCTCCTGCCGGAGGCGCCGGAGGCCGAGGAGCGGGCGTTCCAGCTGGAGCGTCGCCTGTTCGACCAGGGCCGGCACGTCACGGTCGTCCGAGGTGACACGGAGGTGGCGCTGACGCTGGCGGAGACGGGACTCATCGCCCTGCTCCACACCGTGGCGCCGCAGGCCCGGCGCGCGCTGAGAGATCAGCTCCGGGATGCCGGGCTTGGCGGCGTGGAGCTGGAGCCCTCGGCCGAGCTCGACGGCTGGGTGCGTCAGGTCCAGGCCGCGCAGGAGAAGGACTCATGAGCTCGCTTCCCGCCAAGGGGCCGGCGCGACCCTCCGGGCAGGCGCCCTCCGTCACGCCGTTCGTGACCGCGCTGCTGGGTGAGGAGCGGAGCGCGCTCCTCCAGCGGGTGGTGGAGGGGCTCGCGCCCGAGACGCTGAACTGGCTGAGCGGCTATCTCGCGGGGCTGGCCGCGCAGCGTGGCCCTCAGGAGCTCACGGCGGCCCCCGTGCCCCAGGCCGCCCCCGAGCAGTGGCTGACCATCGTCTATGGAACCCAGACGGGGAACAGCAAGCTGCTGGCCGAGCGCCTCAAGCACCAGGCGGAAGCCGCGGGCCTCTCGGTGCGCTTCTACCGGGCGGGGGAGTACCCGGTCCGGGAGCTGCAGAAGGAGCGCCTGCTCTACGTCGTCATCAGCACCCAGGGAGACGGAGATCCGCCGGACGACGCGCGCGGCTTCGTCGAGTTCATCCTCGGCAAGCGGGCCCCGAAGCTCGAGCAGCTCCGCTTCTCGGTGCTGGGGCTTGGGGACACGAGCTACCCCAAGTACTGCGAGATCAGCCGCAAGCTCGATGCGCGTCTCGCGGAGCTCGGGGCCACCCGCCTGCTGGATCGCGCCGACTGCGACGTGGACTTCGAGCCCGTGGCGAAGGGCTGGCTCGACCAGGCCGTGGGCCGCGCGAGCGAGACACTCGAGGCCCGGACCACCGCCGTGGTCACCCCGCTGCGCGGCCCCGCGCCCGCTCCGGCGCCCCGGTTCGGGCGTGACGCTCCGTACTCGGCGGAGCTCCTCGCCAACCAGCGCATCACCGGCCGTGGTGCCCTCAAGGACGTGCGGCACCTGGAGGTGTCGCTGGGCGACTCAGGGCTGAGCTACGAGCCCGGAGACTCGCTGGGCGTGTGGCCTCGCAACCCGCCCGAGCTGGTCGGCGAGTTCCTGTCGGTGCTCTCGCTCGACGGCGGCGCGGAGGTCTCCCGTGATGGGCGCACCCAGCCCCTGCAGCAGTGGCTGGAGCAGGAGCTGGAGCTCACCCGGCTGAGCCGCCCGTTCCTGGAGCGACATGCCGCGCTCGCTGGCAGCACGGAGCTCCAGCGCATGCTGACTCCGGAGGGCGCCGAGACGTTCCGCGCGCTCCTCAAGAGCCACCAGGTCATCGATCTGCTCCGCTCCTGGACGGCGCCGTGGACGGCGGAGGAGCTGGTCCGCACGCTGCGGCGGCTGACGCCCCGGATGTACTCGATCGCGTCCAGCCAGAAGCGGGTCGGCGCGGAGGCGCACCTCACCGTGGCGGTGGTGGACTACGAGGCCTTCGGGACGCGGCACCGCGGAGCGGCGTCGACCTTCCTGGCCACCCGGGCGGACGGACAGGACCGGGTGCCCGTCTTCATCGAGTCCAACGATCGGTTCCGCCTGCCCGCGGATCCGGACCGGGACATCATCATGATCGGCCCGGGGACCGGCGTGGCGCCCTTCCGCGCCTTCGTGCAGGAGCGCGCCGAGGTGGGCGGACGCGGCCGCAACTGGCTCTTCTTCGGCGAGCAGCACTTCCGCTCGCAGTTCCTCTACCAGACGGAGTGGCAGGAGGCCTTGAAGAAGGGCGAACTGCACCGCATCTCGCTGGCCTTCTCCCGCGACCAGGCGGAGAAGATCTACGTGCAGCAGCGCCTGCGCGAGGCGGGCAAGGACGTCTACGCGTGGCTGGAGGGCGGCGCCCACCTCTACGTGTGCGGCGAGGCCCAGCGGATGGCGCCAGACGTCCACGCGGCGCTCCTGGACATCATCTCCACCCAAGGGGGCCGGAGCCGCGAGGACGCGGCGGCCTGGCTCGACACCCTGCGAGACGAGCAGCGGTACCAGCGCGACATCTACTGAGCGAGCAGAGACATGAGCACGAACAAGCCCCCGGCGCTCTCCGAGACCGAGCACATCAAGGCGAAGAGCAACTTCCTGCGCGGGACGCTCGCCGAGAGCCTGGCCGACCCGGTGAGCGGCGGACTGGCCGCGCCCGACACCCAGCTCATCAAGTTCCACGGCAGCTACCAGCAGGATGATCGGGATCTGCGCGAGGAGCGCCGGCAGCAGAAGCTCGAGCCGGCCTACGACTTCATGATCCGCACCCGCCTGCCTGGAGGCGTCTGCACGCCGGCCCAGTGGCTCGCGCTGGACGCGCTCTCGAAGCGGTATGCGAACGGCACGCTGCGCATCACCACGCGCCAGGCCTTCCAACTCCATGGCGTCATCAAGACGGACCTCAAGCCCACCATCGCGGGAATGAACGCGGCGCTGATGGACACGCTGGCCGCCTGCGGAGACGTCAACCGCAACGTGGTGTGCAACCCGAACCCGGTGGACTCGCGCGTGCACGAGGAGGTGTACCGCTGGGCGGTGCGCCTGTCCGAGCACCTGCTGCCGAAGACGCAGGCCTACTACGAGATCTGGCTGGACAAGGAGAAGGTGGCCGGCGGCGACGAGGAGCCCATCCTCGGCTCCACCTACCTGCCCCGGAAGTTCAAGGCCGCTATCGCGGTGCCGCCCATCAACGACGTGGACGTCTTCTCGCAGGACCTGGGCTTCATCGCCATCTACGAGGAGGACCGGCTGCTCGGCTTCAACGTCGTCGTCGGCGGCGGCATGGGCGCCACCCACGGCGACGCCGCCACCTTCCCGCGCCTGGCGGACGTCATCGGCTTCGTTCCGCCCGAGCAGATGCTCGTGGTCGCGGAGAACGTGGTGAAGGTCCAGCGGGACTTCGGGGACCGGACCAACCGCAAGCACGCGCGGCTGAAGTACACCATCGAGGATCGAGGCATCGCCTGGTTCGTGTCCGAGTTGGAGAAGCGGCTCGGCTTCTCCCTGCAGCCCGCGCGTCCCTTCACCTTCGAGCACAACGGCGACCTGTTCGGGTGGAAGCAGGGCCATGACGGGCGCTGGCACCTGACGCTGCGCCTGGAGAGCGGCCGGGTGGCGGACCTGCCCGGCGCGAAGCTGCTCACGGGGCTGCGGGAGATCGCCCGGGTGCACAAGGGCGACTTCCGGCTCACGCCGAACCAGAACCTCGTCATCGCGGGCATCCCGCCCGAGTCTCGCGCGGAGATCGAAGCGCTCGTGGCGGCCCATGGCCTGGATGGCTTCCTCCGCTCGAGCCCGCTGCTGCTCAACGCGCTCGCCTGCGTGGCGCTGCCCACGTGCGGCCTGGCCATGGCCGAGGCCGAGCGCTACCTGCCCACGATCGTCAGCCGGATCGAGGAGCGCCTGGCGGTGCATGGCCTGGAGAAGGAGAAGCTCCTCCTGCGCATCACGGGATGTCCCAACGGTTGTGCGCGCCCCTACCTGGCCGAGATCGCCCTCGTGGGAAAGGCTCCAGGCCGCTACAACCTGTTCCTGGGCGGAGATGTGCGTGGCCAGCGCCTCAACCGCCTTTATCGCGAGAACATCGACGAGGCCGGCGTCCTCGGGGCGCTCGAGCCGCTGTTCGCCGCCTACGCGCGGGAGCGCCAGCCCGGTGAGGGCTTCGGCGACTTCACGGTGCGCGCGGGCCACGTCTCCTCCCCTCCTCCTTCTCTTCCGAGCTGACCTATGTCCCCCATTGCTCATGAGCGCCGCTCCCTCTCCTGGCTGCTGAGCTCCTCCCTGCTGATCCTCCTGCCCGGCCTGCTGCTGGCGCTGAGCGCGTGCTCGAAGCCCAGCAACGCGGCGGGCGAGCCCCTTACCCTGCTCAACGTCTCCTACGACCCGACGCGGGAGCTCTACGAGGAGTTCAACGCCGCCTTCGCGAAGCACTGGGAGGCGACGCACGGCACGAAGGTGTCCATCAAACAGTCCCACGGCGGCTCGGGGAAGCAGGCGCGCGCCGTCATCGACGGGCTGGATGCGGACATCGTCACGCTGGCGCTCGCCTATGACGTGGACATGCTCCACGACAAGGGGAGCCTGATCCCGGAGAACTGGCAGACGCGGCTGCCGAACAACAGCTCGCCGTACACCTCCGCCATCGTCTTCGTGGTGCGCAAGGGCAACCCCAAGAACATCCGCGACTGGGAGGATCTCATCCAGCCGGGCCTCGCCGTCATCACTCCCAACCCGAAGACCTCGGGCGGAGCGCGGTGGAACTACCTGGCGGCCTGGGGCCACGCCCTGCGCAAGGCCGGCGGTGACGAGGCCAAGGCCCGCGAGTTCGTCTCCAGCCTCTACCGCAACGTCCCGGTGCTGGACTCGGGCGCGCGAGGCTCCACCACCACCTTCGCCGAGCGCGGCCTCGGGGACGTGCTCATCGCCTGGGAGAACGAGGCGCTCCTGCTCACCGACGAGGTGGGCAAGGACAAGTTCGAGATCATCGTCCCGTCCGACACCATCCTCGCCGAGCCGCCCGTCACCATCGTGGACAAGAACGTCGATCGGCGGGGGACCCGGGCGGTCGCGGAGGCCTACCTCCAGTACCTCTACTCGGACGCGGGCCAGGAACTGGCCGCGAAGCACCACTACCGCCCGCGCTCGCAGGCCATCGCCGCGAAGTACGCCAGCCACTTCCCCACCGTGAGCCTCTTCACCATCGATGAGGTGCTCGGCGGCTGGAAGAAGGCGCAGAAGGCGCACTTCGACGACGGCGGCGTGTTCGATCTCATCTACGCTCCCAAGGCGCAGTGAGCCGCAGCCCCGCCATGGCCTCCCGCGCTCGCCGCCGCATCCTCCCCGGCTTCGGACTGTCGCTGGGCATGAGCTGGCTCTACCTGGGCCTGCTCGTGCTCCTGCCGCTGTCCGGCCTGTTCCTGAAGACGTTCACCCTGACGTGGGCGCACTTCTGGGAGGCCGTGGCCTCGCCGCGAGCCCTGGCCGCGTACCGGCTCACCTTCGGAGCCGCGGCGGTGGCCGCGCTGCTCAACGCCGTGTTCGGTCTGCTCGTGGCCTGGGTGCTGGTACGCTACCGCTTCCCCGGCAAGAGCCTGGTGGATGCCCTGGTGGACCTGCCGTTCGCCCTGCCCACGGCGGTCGCGGGGCTGACGCTCACCAGCCTGTACTCGCGCAACGGCTGGTATGGGCACTACCTCGAGGCCGCTGGCATCCAGGTGGCCTTCACCTCCCTGGGTGTGGTGGTGGCGCTCACCTTCATCGGGCTGCCCTTCGTGGTGCGTACCGTGCAGCCGGTGCTCGAGGACATCGACGCGGACGTGGAGGAGGCGGCCGCCACGCTCGGGGCGACGCCCTGGCAGACCTTCACGCGCGTCATCTTCCCCGCCGTCCTGCCGGCGCTGCTGAGCGGCTTCACCCTGGCACTCGCGCGAGCCATCGGTGAGTACGGCTCCGTCGTCTTCATCTCCGGCAACATGCCCATGCGTACGGAGATCGCTCCGCTGCTCATCGTCACGCGGCTGGAGCAGTACGACTACGCGGGTGCCACGGCCATCGCGGTCGTGATGCTCACCGCCTCGTTCGCGCTGCTGCTGGCCATCAACCTGCTCCAGCGCTGGACCCAGCGCCGGTTCGAAGTCCGGCCCGGATAGCTCCCATGCATGCCCCCTCGCTCCAACTCCAACGCAGGGCCCATGTCCAGGCCAGCTCCGCGCCGCTGCGCTGGCTGCTGATCGGTGGCGCCCTGCTGTTCATGGGGCTGTTCCTGTTCGTCCCGCTGGTGGCGGTCTTCACCTTCGCCTTCCAGAAGGGCGTGGGTGAGTACCTGAGCGCCCTGGCGACGCCAGAGGCCTGGGCCGCCATCCGGCTGACGCTGCTGGCGGCGGTGATCGCCGTCCCCATCAACCTCGTCTTCGGCCTGGCCGCCGCGTGGCTCATCGCCCG contains these protein-coding regions:
- the cysI gene encoding assimilatory sulfite reductase (NADPH) hemoprotein subunit; translated protein: MSTNKPPALSETEHIKAKSNFLRGTLAESLADPVSGGLAAPDTQLIKFHGSYQQDDRDLREERRQQKLEPAYDFMIRTRLPGGVCTPAQWLALDALSKRYANGTLRITTRQAFQLHGVIKTDLKPTIAGMNAALMDTLAACGDVNRNVVCNPNPVDSRVHEEVYRWAVRLSEHLLPKTQAYYEIWLDKEKVAGGDEEPILGSTYLPRKFKAAIAVPPINDVDVFSQDLGFIAIYEEDRLLGFNVVVGGGMGATHGDAATFPRLADVIGFVPPEQMLVVAENVVKVQRDFGDRTNRKHARLKYTIEDRGIAWFVSELEKRLGFSLQPARPFTFEHNGDLFGWKQGHDGRWHLTLRLESGRVADLPGAKLLTGLREIARVHKGDFRLTPNQNLVIAGIPPESRAEIEALVAAHGLDGFLRSSPLLLNALACVALPTCGLAMAEAERYLPTIVSRIEERLAVHGLEKEKLLLRITGCPNGCARPYLAEIALVGKAPGRYNLFLGGDVRGQRLNRLYRENIDEAGVLGALEPLFAAYARERQPGEGFGDFTVRAGHVSSPPPSLPS
- the cysT gene encoding sulfate ABC transporter permease subunit CysT; this encodes MASRARRRILPGFGLSLGMSWLYLGLLVLLPLSGLFLKTFTLTWAHFWEAVASPRALAAYRLTFGAAAVAALLNAVFGLLVAWVLVRYRFPGKSLVDALVDLPFALPTAVAGLTLTSLYSRNGWYGHYLEAAGIQVAFTSLGVVVALTFIGLPFVVRTVQPVLEDIDADVEEAAATLGATPWQTFTRVIFPAVLPALLSGFTLALARAIGEYGSVVFISGNMPMRTEIAPLLIVTRLEQYDYAGATAIAVVMLTASFALLLAINLLQRWTQRRFEVRPG
- a CDS encoding assimilatory sulfite reductase (NADPH) flavoprotein subunit — its product is MSSLPAKGPARPSGQAPSVTPFVTALLGEERSALLQRVVEGLAPETLNWLSGYLAGLAAQRGPQELTAAPVPQAAPEQWLTIVYGTQTGNSKLLAERLKHQAEAAGLSVRFYRAGEYPVRELQKERLLYVVISTQGDGDPPDDARGFVEFILGKRAPKLEQLRFSVLGLGDTSYPKYCEISRKLDARLAELGATRLLDRADCDVDFEPVAKGWLDQAVGRASETLEARTTAVVTPLRGPAPAPAPRFGRDAPYSAELLANQRITGRGALKDVRHLEVSLGDSGLSYEPGDSLGVWPRNPPELVGEFLSVLSLDGGAEVSRDGRTQPLQQWLEQELELTRLSRPFLERHAALAGSTELQRMLTPEGAETFRALLKSHQVIDLLRSWTAPWTAEELVRTLRRLTPRMYSIASSQKRVGAEAHLTVAVVDYEAFGTRHRGAASTFLATRADGQDRVPVFIESNDRFRLPADPDRDIIMIGPGTGVAPFRAFVQERAEVGGRGRNWLFFGEQHFRSQFLYQTEWQEALKKGELHRISLAFSRDQAEKIYVQQRLREAGKDVYAWLEGGAHLYVCGEAQRMAPDVHAALLDIISTQGGRSREDAAAWLDTLRDEQRYQRDIY
- a CDS encoding sulfate ABC transporter substrate-binding protein — its product is MSPIAHERRSLSWLLSSSLLILLPGLLLALSACSKPSNAAGEPLTLLNVSYDPTRELYEEFNAAFAKHWEATHGTKVSIKQSHGGSGKQARAVIDGLDADIVTLALAYDVDMLHDKGSLIPENWQTRLPNNSSPYTSAIVFVVRKGNPKNIRDWEDLIQPGLAVITPNPKTSGGARWNYLAAWGHALRKAGGDEAKAREFVSSLYRNVPVLDSGARGSTTTFAERGLGDVLIAWENEALLLTDEVGKDKFEIIVPSDTILAEPPVTIVDKNVDRRGTRAVAEAYLQYLYSDAGQELAAKHHYRPRSQAIAAKYASHFPTVSLFTIDEVLGGWKKAQKAHFDDGGVFDLIYAPKAQ
- a CDS encoding GTP-binding protein; translation: MDTALQPTRDIQEFLAEHARKELLRLVVVGSVDDGKSTLIGRLLYECDGLFEDQISAVRRATAKRAAANEGATHTSELLARGLQAAASAELPREEEIDFSLFTDGLRAEREQGITIDVAYRYFSTPRRKVIVADTPGHIQYTRNMATGASTADAAVILVDARLGVLPQTRRHAYIASLLGIPYLAVAVNKMDLVDFDRVIFERIGAELAEFARTLGFTQVRLFPVSASKGDNITRASARTPWHEGGTLLGWLESLPHQRRQDEAPFRFPVQYVLRPHLDYRGFAGQIASGTVRVGDEVMVLPSQRRTRVAAIDTFEGSLQEGSAPFSVTLRLADEVDVSRGDVIAHIAQPPRALQRLDAMLVWFGEQPLDGARRYLVKHTSRTVPATLEKILWRKDLENLTEVPAETLSLNDIGKVRLVCKRPLLCDPYQDNRTTGAFIVIDALTHDTVAAGMILGAAESESGAPTGSLVTARERRERLGQRGGVVLLPEAPEAEERAFQLERRLFDQGRHVTVVRGDTEVALTLAETGLIALLHTVAPQARRALRDQLRDAGLGGVELEPSAELDGWVRQVQAAQEKDS